A portion of the Prunus dulcis unplaced genomic scaffold, ALMONDv2, whole genome shotgun sequence genome contains these proteins:
- the LOC117613376 gene encoding uncharacterized protein LOC117613376, producing the protein MDSTSGNQLLSFMDAYSGYNQIMMHGDDKAKTSFIIERGTYCYKVMPFGLKNAGATYQRLVNKIFKEQIGKTMEVYVDDMLVKAPNRADHIGNLAESFSLLRQYRMKLNPSKCTFGVSSGRFLGYLVTQRGIEAHPRQIKAILEMKSPFTVKEIQSLTGRAVALNRFLSRSTDKCRPFFKALKKGQRDKWDEECEVAFQNLKTYLTSPPMLSKPVPGEDLFVYLAVSNSAISSALIREELGAQHPVFYTSKALLDAETRYPKLEKLILALKGQRDKWDEECEVAFQNLKTYLTSPPMLSKPVPGEDLFVYLAVSNSAISSALIREELGAQHPVFYTSKALLDAETCYPKLEKLILALVVSARKLRPYYQAHRVIVMTDFPLRSILHNPDAFQRLMKWAIELSQYDLLYRPKAAIKAQALADFVAEFTPLAEKEKLVNQKKESSKADGTSAEPSQPRDMWQLRVDGASNQKGAGAGVVITTPDGTLLEQAITLGFPASNNEAEYEALLAGLRLAKELAIKRLAIYSDSQLITNQASGEYMAKHPRMILYLDKVQELLKAFPTFTIQQVPRAENAHADALASLGSALDTQFRRSIPVEHLDRPSIEEIELIDTMQIDEDPSWQDPIIDYLTNGNLPTDKSEARKVQQKAARYYMHGNKLIRRSYSGPHLTCIKYPQTLEVLCKIHDGECGNHSGGRSLAQKALNIGYFWPTMRHDSAEYVKKCDHCQRYKPIPNLPSEVYHPQNSPWPFMQWAIDLVGPLPPAPAKKEMMIVATDYFTKWIEAEALSSTKEADVERFIWRNIICRFGCPQSLVIDNGSQFIGKQITAFFAKHNICP; encoded by the exons ATGGATTCCACTTCTGGCAATCAGctgctcagcttcatggatgcctactccggctataaCCAAATCATGATGCACGGGGATGACAAGGCGAAAACTTCTTTCATCATCGAAAGAGGGACCTACTGCTACAAGGTCATGCCCTTTGGGCTGAAGAATGCCGGAGCAACCTATCAAAGGCTCGTAAACAAAATCTTCAAAGAACAGATCGGCAAAACTATGGAGGTCTACGTGGATGACATGCTGGTCAAAGCCCCGAACCGCGCAGATCACATTGGAAATCTTGCCGAGTCATTCAGCTTGCTCCGCCAATATCGCATGAAGTTGAATCCAAGTAAATGCACGTTTGGTGTATCCTCCGGCCGATTCTTGGGATACCTAGTCACGCAACGAGGTATCGAGGCACACCCACGTCAAATCAAAGCCATTCTCGAGATGAAATCGCCCTTCACGgtgaaagaaatacaaagtctgACGGGCAGAGCAGTGGCCCTCAACCGGTTCCTCTCGAGATCAACCGACAAGTGCAGaccattcttcaaagctttgaagaaaggGCAAAGAGACAAATGGGATGAGGAGTGCGAAGTGGCTTTTCAAAATCTGAAGACTTACCTCACCTCACCTCCCATGCTCTCAAAGCCGGTCCCTGGTGAGGACTTGTTCGTATACTTGGCAGTGTCCAACTCAGCTATCAGTTCAGCTCTCATCCGAGAAGAGCTGGGGGCCCAACATCCGGTATTCTACAcgtcaaaagctctcctcgatGCAGAGACTCGCTACCCAAAATTGGAGAAACTTATTTTGGCTCTT aaaggGCAAAGAGACAAATGGGATGAGGAGTGCGAAGTGGCTTTTCAAAATCTGAAGACTTACCTCACCTCACCTCCCATGCTCTCAAAGCCAGTCCCTGGTGAGGACTTGTTCGTATACTTGGCAGTGTCCAACTCAGCTATCAGTTCAGCTCTCATCCGAGAAGAGCTGGGGGCCCAACATCCAGTATTCTACAcgtcaaaagctctcctcgatGCAGAGACTTGCTACCCAAAATTGGAGAAACTTATTTTGGCTCTTGTAGTTTCTGCGAGAAAGCTGCGACCCTACTACCAAGCTCATCGAGTCATCGTCATGACCgactttcctttgagatcaatCCTTCACAACCCTGATGCTTTTCAGCGACTCATGAAGTGGGCTATAGAGCTAAGCCAATATGACCTCCTCTACCGGCCAAAAGCTGCAATAAAAGCCCAGGCTTTAGCAGACTTCGTAGCAGAATTCACCCCATTAGCCGAAAAAGAGAAGTTGGTCaaccaaaagaaggaaagttcAAAAGCAGACGGGACCTCCGCAGAACCTAGCCAACCCAGAGACATGTGGCAGTTGCGCGTAGATGGAGCGTCGAACCAAAAAGGAGCTGGAGCAGGAGTCGTCATCACCACCCCGGATGGAACCCTGTTGGAGCAAGCTATTACGCTTGGCTTTCCGGCCTCGAACAACGAGGCAGAAtatgaggcattgcttgccGGCCTACGCTTGGCAAAGGAGCTCGCAATCAAAAGGCTAGCCATCTACTCTGACTCACAATTGATCACGAATCAAGCCTCAGGTGAATATATGGCGAAGCACCCAAGGATGATCCTATACCTTGACAAAGTCCAAGAGCTGTTGAAGGCATTTCCCACCTTCACCATTCAACAAGTGCCCCGGGCAGAGAACGCTCATGCAGACGCACTGGCAAGCCTAGGATCAGCGCTGGATACCCAGTTCAGACGCTCCATCCCGGTCGAACACCTTGACCGACCAAGCATAGAAGAAATAGAGCTAATCGATACCATGCAGATTGACGAGGACCCTAGTTGGCAAGACCCCATCATCGACTATTTGACAAATGGAAACCTGCCAACGGACAAGTCCGAAGCTAGAAAGGTCCAGCAGAAGGCCGCGAGATACTACATGCACGGCAACAAGCTCATCCGCAGATCATACTCCGGCCCTCATCTCACCTGCATAAAGTACCCTCAAACACTTGAGGTTCTCTGCAAAATTCACGACGGCGAGTGTGGCAACCACTCTGGGGGCAGGTCGCTCGCCCAGAAAGCTCTAAACATAGGCTACTTCTGGCCTACCATGCGTCACGACTCCGCTGAATATGTTAAGAAGTGTGATCACTGTCAGCGATACAAGCCAATCCCTAACTTGCCTTCCGAAGTCTATCATCCGCAAAACAGTCCATGGCCGTTTATGCAATGGGCCATCGACCTAGTGGGTCCCCTGCCACCAGCGCCcgccaagaaagaaatgatgatcgTCGCCACCGACTACTTTACTAAATGGATCGAGGCCGAAGCTCTATCCTCTACTAAAGAAGCCGATGTGGAGCGATTCATCTGGAGAAACATCATATGCCGGTTTGGCTGCCCACAGTCGCTGGTTATCGACAATGGCTCACAATTCATTGGCAAGCAGATCACCGCCTTTTTCGCGAAACACAACATTTGCCCATAA